The Primulina eburnea isolate SZY01 chromosome 12, ASM2296580v1, whole genome shotgun sequence genome includes the window TATACTGAGCACAAATCAATAAGCTTTACTATTTAGTGTTTGTCTCATTTATGGATTTCCACAAAACTTACATCGTGTTGTGTTTGGGTACTCACATAGCATAATTTatagaaagaaagaaacaaaTAAAAAAGTGGGACAACAAATCATAAAAGTTCCACTTATTATGTGTCTCCCTGCTTATATTCGTCAAATCATAAACTTTTGCTTCAAGTAATAACCCAGATCTTACATTTGCTACTAGTACAGCAGGAACAAACAGCTGGAGTTCATAAACATAATATTAAACAACAAGTCGGGCTAGACCACTCAAAGAACCAGTAATAGTGACAGaaatttcaaaaatcaaaaacaaatttaaattcATGTAATGATATACCAGGAAACTCAAAAGCGGCTCCAAGCTACACTAACTTGAAGGTCAATCAAAAGCCAGGAAGGGCTCACTGACTCATCCTAATCCGAATCCTCATAAATTTCTCCTTCATCAGATGGCTCATCAAAGGTTCGCATATCAAGTTGGTAGCGAAGAATTCCACCAATCCCACCGAATCCTCGGCAAAACTGGGATCCTTCTTGAGATCTATTCGTGACAAACTCAAGCGCGCAGCCAAAGTTTTTGTATTCATTGGCAAACCATTCGAGTAATGGCATTTTGTCTTGAACCTCCAATTCGGCAGAAGTAACCGAATCCTTGAAGTTGTTCTGGTCAGTCTCTTGATCCTTGGTCAAGTATTTAATGATAGTCTCATTGGTCACACTGTTCTTGAAAACATAACGATTTACATCCAAGTTTTCCCATACAATTAAAGTTTCAACGGCTCCCATTTCTAAAGCTTTTATAGTATCATCCACACCAAAAACATATTTTCCAGTGTCTTGACTGATTTCTTCAAAAAACTTCCCTATCAAACGCTTCTCTTGTATAAACTTCACGTTTGATAGAATTTCAGCAGATAATTCAATGGCCTGATTGAATCCATTTTCCCCTCCGTATGACACATCCGCCACATTAAGTATCTTGGCTTGCAGACGAGGATCAAACATGTCAGATTGACTCAGCTCAGTTTTAAAATCAGCAGAACCGGCAAGTATTAGCCCTGATACATTTGGCTGACTGGTAGTAGGATTAATAAAGAATTGAGTTGCAAGCTCAGCGGTCTTCCGAACATAATTATGGCGCTTTTCCATTCGAAGACGAGCAAATCGAAGAGCTGATTGCCCACCTCTTCCGTGTTTTTTGGGAAGATCAACCGTGAACTTGTGAAGCACTTCGCGAGTATTACCACTTAAGGTCCCGAAAAGGGTACCATTGCCATCCATGACAATAAACCCAAACTTCTCATCAGATTCTAAGAGTTGAGCCAGAGGTTCCGTGTGAAATTTATTGTCACAAAGGTACAAAGAAGCGTTTATGGGCTTGAAAGGCATAAAGTCAAAGGTGACCTTTTTTTCTTTTCCATCATCAGTGACGACAGTTCCAGTATAAAGAACTAGCCCATTAGGGGGTACTTTGTTGTACAACTTAAGCCTCTGCTGCGCAGATGTGATAGCACCTAAAACAGATTGACGATTCACCCTGCTTTTAATATTTGAAGCAGTACCATACTCTTCAGCCAGCATTTTAGTGATCCGGGAAACTTGATCACCAGGGGGAATGATAAGGGATATCATGCTAGTACCATTTCCTCTAGCAGACTCTAAAGCCTTGATCAGTTTCTTTATTTTCCATATTTCGATATTCTTATCATTTTCTTGACCATCAGTCATGGTGAATTGTCTTGTCAGCCGCAAACAACCTTAAAAAAGAACAAATGAAAAAATAATGTACGTTGAGATTAAATCATTAAAGAGAAAAGGAGTACAAGACCCAAAAATTAGAACTGCTAAAAGGAAAAGGCAAATATAAATGCCACCAAGAAGGAAATATTATATCACGATATAGAGAATTGTGTTTCGACCTTCGGACAAGAGAAGCGTTTCCTCCGCCATATttccaaacaaacatttaacaATGCAACAATTCATGATGCACATCTTAAAGCATGAAAAGCAAGGATCAATACCAGGAAAAACAAAGTAAACAAGCGACTCTTTTAACGCTGCAAATTGATGTGATGGACTGTTTTCCACAACTCACATACTTTTCCCTGAGGCCCTCTATTTTATGGTGTGCATGAATTGACATGACAGGATGAAGAGTTCAAGACCCTTAAATATTATCGATATGGGCAATCTTACCTTCAAAAACCTGTGTGCATGCCCGTATGGGGGTGGTGCTGTTCGCGCAATCGCGCATGGGAACTTTCCATAATACACTTTTATACATTGGCAACCCAACGAAGATACGATCCaccaacaaataaataaaactttAAATTTCGGATGTGCtttgtttcaatttttttgCCACTAATTACAGAGTCACTCCCCCAAATTCTACAGAGGCTCCCGTATCCTATTTTGGATCCCTTTCCCCGAATCCCTGGATCAGGCCCTGCCTTTATGTATGTGTGTATGGGAACGcgcacacactcacacacaaaaTCCACATATGTATGTCAGAATGCAAGTGTTACTACGTTGTAACACATAAAGGATTCATCGCGTGCTTTCTGCCTTCACGACTCCCTTACCATGTTGCATGAGAGAAAACAAAATCTTATCCAACAAAGGAGTCAGGCAACTAACAATTTTACTAAAATTTTCCCCTGGAACCATAAAATGAcccaaaaaagaagaagaagaaaacttGTGAATAACAATTCGAAAATTATAAGTTTCACCAGAAAAAAcctcaacaccttgatcaactCACTGAACGGGCCTTGTCATTTTACCACGTTCATCTATACCCTCCTCATCAATCGCTTGAATACACATGAAATAGGGCGGGCCCGAGAGACAAAAACAAATCGAAAACAAAAACCTACTAATCCCGATACAAGCACATAAGACAATTCTAAATTCAGACCCATCAGAAAAGGGCTGAAAAGATTCAAACTTAACATCAATTCAAACCAAAAGGATACactaaaataaatagaaaagCGATGAAAAACACAGTGATTCGTATTAAGCCAAACATGTTTAaccagaaaaatcatccaagCACATCAATCGCCGAGATATAGCTGACTCACCTGAGATGGGAAGTTTAATTAGTGAACGAGTTTGAAAGAGTTCTCTTTACTTCGCAATAGCAGCCGCCGCCTCTGCTAACCTATACAGCGGCTCCGATTAATAGAATTGTGAAATGCCTATTTGATAAAATTCCTCGTATAtatacttttttatttttatttttatttttatttttattcatttatttaCAAAGCTCAATTATATAATAAGactagtatttaacccgtgcgatgcacgggaTGATATCATTAAAAGTTAGTGAAAAAtgaatagatatttaaattttaaaacataatacaattataaaaaataaaaataaaaactattttttcactaattttaaaaagttTCTTATATACAACGcatgtcgattaatttttttggataatattcactatcatatatcaaaattttagatcgtGTAAGCCTAAGGCAATAAAATGATGTTTATcgtgtttagtgtattgatgtcgGCCATCAAccttaatatatatttaattatttacttttcgagaagttatatattattattttttaacatgtgataagaaaatatttttaaatcacattcaataaaattaataaaaaatactttttaaaaaattcagtaatttcgtctaaatccacgttcacaaacaattttgtgacatgatacgtgtttgacacatttgaatgataacaatatttttttgatcaatatctttatccaaataGGTTGTGATTTAATTTACAAAATTTCTTCGTAATATACACAACAGCCTATTACtccgaaagaaaaatgaaacgtTTGATCATAAGTAGATTATGTATAAAtcagaaaatttattttattaacatttactaTGTGTATTCCAAAATAATGTCACCAAATTTTAAAAGGTGTCTTCTAATAAGATGTTTGCTTTCTTTAGAATTGGTCCAATCATTTCCATTACGGGACATTATACTATCATGTATCCATGAACtttgtaatataaaaaaaattatcacattagttacaaataataattaaaattttgtattaatagaagaataatattttttatttcttgatCATGAAAGATAtatagatttcaaacttaatgttTCGTTGTTTCCATATATAGGTATTTCATAACAACGaacaaatataaatttaaacgGACATTACATCTTGAaaggattcaactcatatatggtgCTGAAAAGAAGAGccatttcagaattcaattttggaataaataaatttaataagataaattttaataaaattggtttctaatataatatgtaatattgcattatttataatttaaaattcaaataagacatctCAAGGGACAAAAAGTATACATTGGATGCTTTTGACAGAATTACAACGTAcattaattatttcaaattatggAAATCGCGAATTGCATGCATTGAGTGTCACACATTTCTGATTAGTGAGGATAATATTGAAAGTAATTTAATGTCCATTTGAAATTCTTTTGAatctatctcttttaattttcttgtgcTATCTTATTTGGATTTTTCAGAAGACAAATCAagatatacaatatacatatgatTTTGGAAGAAAACTTCAATGCAATAATTCTTTAAAATTaaggtaatttcgaaataatatgtatttgggataaaaaatttatgattattaaatagtACATTAATGTCCATTGAATATTTTATTGTAATGATAATTTTTAACACTctaccaattttatttttagaaaatttaaataaactaattaaatatactatttcttttttagtaagtattttgagaaataaattacttaaaatagcaaaatttatttttggatgatttacttcatgagtgatactgaacattgcaagcatttttattttaaatttatttatatagttttacttaaactgattgatataattaatacaaaaaaatttaatatagtttactttttcaatatagtttagttttaatttgagtaaaaaaataaaaaaatatttaatacataaattacattttaattaatataaaaattaattaaattcaaaattgaattaaatgaattgatataatcaatgtaaacaataattgaagtgatcatttattgcagtgcacatatttcaatattgatgataaatcttttttttatagaaatgatattttggCGAGAAATTACtaattttggcaaaaactctgtttatatatatatatatatatatatatatatatatagattattaataatttaattatataagtAAAAGAATAAATTTACATTAAAATTATTGTAAAAAATATGCTTTAATGGTCTGAATAACAGTTCAACTTAGACTAGTCAACTAAAAGAttgttaaaaattaatttttctctATAAAATATTactaatatttattaaaattatgaatttttttaaacaagGTGAAATTTAGCAATATCGGTTTTAGTTTTTTTCGATCACTTTGGAGATAAAAttctataatttattttaaatgtaaaaaaataaaCTTTCCATCATGTCAAAATAAAATCGAAATATTCGTCCAATATTTACTAATTCAAACAGAGCCAGAAATTGATCAAGAAGGAGCTAAATTTTCTGCAAAGTTAATGTacgaatataaaaataataattcgaTTTTACCTATAAAAAGTATTAATTCAATTTGATTTGGGTCAATACTTAAAACTAAAATTCATTTAGATTAGGAGTAGAAAACAATTTGTGGAATGTGTCCAATAGTTAATTCAAACAAAAAAATTCTTGTGAGATGATTCGAAGGtttaattttgtgagatagatattttattttgatcgtcaatgaaaattttatttttttattttaaatatatgttACAATATAGAtaaggttgacccatctcacgaATAAATATCTGTGAGACTGTATCAGAAATACCTACTCGAAAATCGACAATATTATATATTAGTTTGTAAATAATATAGAAGAGATGCCATATATTTTATTCAtcaaacaaaattaaaacatCATTTATTTTGTAAGAACTTACAAAtactttaataatatataagatGCTGGCAACTGagagtttatatatatatataaacactgTATAACGCATGAAAGGAAAAAATAATAGGGAAACAATTGTGTATAAGGTTAGACTAAGATCCGGTAGTAAAACTTACAACCTTGAATGTTTCATAAGTATACCATCACCCCATGTATTAAAGATCGAGAACTAGTCTGAAGTACAAAACATATAAAACAAAACAAAGATTTTGCACTTTTTTCGGTTTTCTTACATTTAAAGCACCTGAATCTTGAACACAAACTGCTCATCCACTAGCTCTAAAATCCCATTATCAGAAACTGAATGATACTCACCTGGATTATACTCTTCTGTTGCAATATTCAGATCAAGCAAGCCACATTCTTCCTCTATCCTTTTCTCATGAATATCCCTTTCTTTGATTGGAGGAGAACAAGCTCTTGATGCAGAACTAAAGCTTTCACAACTGAAAATGACAATGGCATCCTTGAAAACAACTTCTTCTTCACTGTCTGATAGTGTAAATGTCCCGTCCTCGATGGCCCTTTTGAAGCGCTTGAGAGAAAGGTGATCCATTTGATCGAAATCTTCCAAGAAAAAAACCTGGCTGGGATTCTCTCGAACGCCTTCCAAGAATCTCTCGAAAGGGCTTCCACCGTGCTCATTTCTTGCCCTTTTGTTGTTGCTTACTTCCTCAGTTGAATCGGCTCTGGTTGACGAGAAACTACTGAGATATATCGGGTTGAAACTGTTGTATGAACCGAATATGGTCCTGGCAAGTTCTCTGGCAACTGTTTCTTTTCCATCAGAATCAACTCCTAAGAAAAGAAGCCAACTTTCTTCTCTGTTTTCTCTGTTCTTGATCATGTTTTTCTTGCTTTTCATCATCCCGGACCGGCACTTTAAGACGGTATTTGCTATCTCAGGAATTATCTCTCTCTGCCACGGAGCATTCTTTCCTAAAGTTCTGCAAAGAATTTTTATGTTCTCCGAGTTAAACTCTTTAAATCTGTGTGTTAGCTCCATATCTCCACTTGTTTCACTAGAGGAAGCCGAATTAGGACTAGAATTGGGGTTAGATAAGAGGTCCGGTTTTGTTTCTGTTAAGTAGTTCTTAAAACATGGTTTAGAAACTTCGGTTTCGTTATCGTGTAGAAAGATTTGGGGCTCAATAGGTGTCTTGTTTGGCTCAAAGATTAGCGGCCAATCTAGAAGGCTtttttgaaccttagatttgtTCTGATCATTTGAAGATATAGAGGTCGAAGGAGATTGTGAAGGTAACTCGAAGACTacattttcaagaaaatgatgCTTTTTATGAACAGATGTGCAGATTGAGTTCCATTTCTTGCAAAGATCTTTGATTTTTTCACATTCCTGAAAACCATAAAGTATAACGAGAAAAATATGAGATACCTATATGCACATTTCATTAATTACAAATAATTTTCTATTCAAACACGAAAGAACTAAGTTTACCTGATCATTGCTAAGTTGTTCCGTGTTCTCATTTTTGTACTGTCGGAGCCATGAAGGCAAGTTTGAGCTGCAAGAAACAGCGCTGAACTCTTGTTTCGAGCTCGTTATACCTCGAGCTTCTCTTTCGAAGTTTGCTGAGCAGTCTGAACAGCAAACCAGATGTTTCTTGACTCCGGCCTTTTGAAATAGCCACTTGGAATCATCAACTGCCTCTTTGCTGAACCGATCATACGTTTCACTGCATCGAATGAAATAAAAGTCACATAAAACAATCATCCTGTATTATTATCCAGATTCCAACATCCCATGGTAAAAGATAAGAAAAATGCAAAAAAAATTACCCATCGAGGCTCAAACTAAGCGCCAAGCTGCGGTTATCTTGGATTGTAAGAGGATACAGACTCCAAAGTGTCTCTAAAGAAGGGTGACCACTTTTGCATTTTGCATAAGTTTTAAAGTTGGCAACTCCCATAAGCCATATTCTTCTGTTTTCTCCAACTCCATTGATTAATCTGCTGATTTCCATCATCATATACTCCACAGGGCATGAGTAAAAGCCTTTTCTTTGCTCTCTATGCTTACACCAAAACTCAGAAACCCAATCAAGATTTCCCAAGTACAAAACCGCCCCACTATTCACATAAGCTTTTACAATGGACCTCAGCTCTCCAAGCttcacttcaaactcttgtttcGAGATGTTTTGTAG containing:
- the LOC140807962 gene encoding LOW QUALITY PROTEIN: protein SMAX1-LIKE 3-like (The sequence of the model RefSeq protein was modified relative to this genomic sequence to represent the inferred CDS: deleted 2 bases in 1 codon), with protein sequence MRSGGYTLHQSLSPESAAIVKQAISFARRRGHAQVTPLHVASTMLASSTCLLKRACLKTNSHPLQCRALELCFNVALNRLPAAVSSPLSNPHSHFPSLSNALIAAFKRAQAHQRRGSIENQQQQPILALKIEIEQLIISILDDPSISRVMREAGFSSTQVKINVEQSVSLEICRSKSPVLSCPKEITKSLVLGNSLSLGRTENLVKNDDEMSVFEALMNKKRRNTVIVSECSSTAERIVRKVIDKFDRRDVPTVMKSVQFISVPLFTLQNISKQEFEVKLGELRSIVKAYVNSGAVLYLGNLDWVSEFWCKHREQRKGFYSCPVEYMMMEISRLINGVGENRRIWLMGVANFKTYAKCKSGHPSLETLWSLYPLTIQDNRSLALSLSLDGETYDRFSKEAVDDSKWLFQKAGVKKHLVCCSDCSANFEREARGITSSKQEFSAVSCSSNLPSWLRQYKNENTEQLSNDQECEKIKDLCKKWNSICTSVHKKHHFLENVVFELPSQSPSTSISSNDQNKSKVQKSLLDWPLIFEPNKTPIEPQIFLHDNETEVSKPCFKNYLTETKPDLLSNPNSSPNSASSSETSGDMELTHRFKEFNSENIKILCRTLGKNAPWQREIIPEIANTVLKCRSGMMKSKKNMIKNRENREESWLLFLGVDSDGKETVARELARTIFGSYNSFNPIYLSSFSSTRADSTEEVSNNKRARNEHGGSPFERFLEGVRENPSQVFFLEDFDQMDHLSLKRFKRAIEDGTFTLSDSEEEVVFKDAIVIFSCESFSSASRACSPPIKERDIHEKRIEEECGLLDLNIATEEYNPGEYHSVSDNGILELVDEQFVFKIQVL
- the LOC140807256 gene encoding eukaryotic peptide chain release factor subunit 1-3-like, whose translation is MTDGQENDKNIEIWKIKKLIKALESARGNGTSMISLIIPPGDQVSRITKMLAEEYGTASNIKSRVNRQSVLGAITSAQQRLKLYNKVPPNGLVLYTGTVVTDDGKEKKVTFDFMPFKPINASLYLCDNKFHTEPLAQLLESDEKFGFIVMDGNGTLFGTLSGNTREVLHKFTVDLPKKHGRGGQSALRFARLRMEKRHNYVRKTAELATQFFINPTTSQPNVSGLILAGSADFKTELSQSDMFDPRLQAKILNVADVSYGGENGFNQAIELSAEILSNVKFIQEKRLIGKFFEEISQDTGKYVFGVDDTIKALEMGAVETLIVWENLDVNRYVFKNSVTNETIIKYLTKDQETDQNNFKDSVTSAELEVQDKMPLLEWFANEYKNFGCALEFVTNRSQEGSQFCRGFGGIGGILRYQLDMRTFDEPSDEGEIYEDSD